The window cgaggttgtcttttctgagggggaaaaaaaaaacaagtgtgggATATGAACTCATGATTCTGAGCCAAGGGGAAAAGAGGGAACGATGAGTTAATTTTTcttgtcagaattgagagatataatcttggaattgcaagaataaaatctgaattttgaaatatacactgaaatttagctttttttattttattccaacaGATAGGCCTCACCCACAAACAAACGTCATTACTGTTTGCAACACCGAATTGGTCTATACATTGCAGAGCAAAAaggaaactgacaacatgccTATAGACATGACAAAGCAGGTTACTTGAGATATGAAACAGTCCCAGATTTcaaatttagtcattttttaagaactgttttgTGGCTGTTTATTATgttgtgacagatcgctgtagtgccTCAGTTTAAGCGGCACTTGAACCAACCATCTCTTTCTTTTGACTAGTTATAACATGAAATAAACATTATTGGACATCAGAAGGTCTTGTTTCAACCATGGAAAGGCATCAGTACACAACATTTTTCAAGTTCAGGTCCAGCAACATTAATCTactcctgtctggtttgtcagacagaaatggcagattcggcattgtgattggtcagagcacctgtcaatcaaactccatGCGAAGGGTCAGTTGATTTACACGTGAAAGCCCCCATAAAAAAGAGAGAGACTGACCAAGTGTTCAACAAAATaccttttatttttgtaattatccAGATTGTATGGATTACATTTTCTACATTTTAATCATCTTGAAAAAACAACTTATTCAGTCTTAAAAAACATGCCCTCGTCACACTGACAGAGTTTGTTTCCTTGCACTCTTTTTACTACTAGTTATGAGTCATATAAACAATTTCTAATTCTTACATGTTTACCTCAGGTTTTATTAACAAGACACATCACATCAACAAAGCACTTAATTCATCTTCTCATAGTCCTTCATCTAAACGTACTCACCATCGTGCTGTCGGTTTGTTTATAGAGCTCTCCTACGTGCCCAAATAAGTCCTTGTTTTGCCCACTTCACTTACTACTCACAGGCACCACTTGATATATGAGCTCTATTCCTTCTTGTACACACAGCAGAAACAAAACAGTGTTTTAAGAACATTGTGAGCTGTGTTACTTGTCAGATAAAGTTCGGGATATCTGACACAATTGGTCCTTGCTGTTCAGAGtgctttttttggtttgtttcatTCTAAATTGACCTTTTTAGTAACCACTGTTGTGCATCTTCAGTAAATTGGGATTACTGTTTTGGTGACTGATTAATAATGTCATTAATAAGTTATTAGAAGACTATGAAACTATGAAAACAATATACTAAAAGCATTTTACATACGTAATTGATAAGATCATCAATAACACAAACATTAGCTCATTAGGTTTTTTCCACCACCACACTGTTCTCTTGCTTGCATGGGCCGTCTACATGCTCTCTGTAAAACAATACAAACGTAAAATACAGATGTGCCATCCAGGGCCGCCACAAGCTCAACTGCCACTCTATGAAAAAGTAtatgtgggaactttttcacaaggcaCGAAAAACATGCCTATAATTACATGTCACtgaagtttccaacagaaatgtccactgagtggcgaaAAATGATTACATGTGCTTGTTGTTTTACCGCttctagtgttaatttcttttggaaactgcggtgatatgtacttattggatATGTACttatatttcgcatcttgcgaaaaagttcccacaggtacgttttcgtcattagatcagtattttaaaaaaagtgcCTGCACTTGCCTGTAGAAGAGCAGCTCTTTGGCCATGTTGTTCTTCAGGATATCCAATTCTTCTGTCTTCTTTATCTGGATCTTGAGCTCCGTTTTCAGTTCTCTGATGCTCTCCTCCAAAGCATCAACTGTCCCCTAAAAGAAGAACATTAAACATtcaataataattcaaaataaaaaattatttgatccctgctgattttgtatgtttgcccactgacaaagaaaagatcagtctataatttggTAGGTTCATtttaactgtgagagacagaataacaacaaacaatCCAGAAAAAACACATtccaaaatagttttaaattgctttgcattttaatgagtgaaacaagtatttgatcccttcgcaaaacatgacttagtacttggtggcaaaaccctatttggcaatcacagaggtcagatgtttcttgtagttggccactaggtttgcacacatctcaggagagattttgtcccacttctctttgcagatcctctccaagtcattaaggtgtgaggctgatgtttggcaactcgaatctccacagattttcaatgggattaaggtctggagactggctaggccactccaggaccttaatgtgcttcttcttgagccactcctttgttgccttggctgtatgttttaggtcattgtcatgctggaatacccatccacgacccaatTTCAATGCcatggctgagggaaggaggttctcacccaagatttgatggtacatggcccctgtccatcgtccctttgatgcggtgcagttgtcctgtcctcttAGCAGAAGAACACCcctaaagcataatgtttccacctccatgtttgacggtggggatggtgttcttggcatcattcatttgcgaataatcgcaccaactctTGTCAcattctcaccaagctgcttggcgatggtcttgtagcccattccagccttgtgtaggtctacaatcttgtccctgacatccttggacagctctttggtcttggccatggtggaatATTTGGAATcaaattgattgattgcttctgtggacaggggtcttttatacaggtaacaagatgagattaggagcactcccttttagagataacctaccattaaaattatagactgatcatttctttgtcagtgagcaaacatacaaaatcagcagcgGATCaagtatttttttcccctcactgtatcAGTCATTGAAATTACTCACCCGATATTGTTCCACATTCTCCCTCCTCTGCCTCTCCATTAGTTGGATCCTCTCCTCCAGACAAGTTCTCTGGAATCTCAGCATCTGTTCCTCTTCTCTCAGTGGTCCTAACTGGGCCCTCAGCTCCTGGCATTGCTCTTTAGCCTTACTGAAGGCATCCACGGCAACCTCACGTCTTTTCAGCAGGGACACTAACCGGGGCTCGTAAAAGTCCTCCAGAGCTTTGATCCCACCCTGAAGGTACTGCTGTAGATCACAAGAGGCCCGTCGTCCTTGAGTCACATAAGAGCGGTTCTTCTTCTTGCTGGATTCTTGAGTGATGTTCAGTTGCTTTTGCAGTTCCTCCAAGTGGGTTTGGTGATCTGAATGGATCTTGGTGATCTCCTCAGTCAGCTTAACGTCAAGGGCCTTCAGCTCCTCCTGAGTCAGAGATTTTTGAATACAGTTAGAATGGATTTAACACCCATTTAAGataactgatgtcacatgaacaatAGGGAATGAGTAACATAAACCATATGATTTTTTATGACATTTGTTTTGCAAGTTCGGTTGGTTGGGACTTGTCAGATATTTAAAATCTTGGTTGCATTAGCAAAAATGGTTCCCTCAACACTACCTGAGCTTGGTTGAGCTGCTCCACCTCTTTCTGTTGTAAGTCAAGCTCTACTTGTCTCTGTGCACAGTTTAGGGCTGCTCTGAACAGGCGTCTCTTAGTTTTTTGAGTCTCCTCCTGCAGGCTTTGTCTTTCCAGGCTGACTTTGGACAAGAGGCCTTGTTCCTCCTCCAGAGCCTTCCTCACAGTCTGCAGCTCTTGGGCCATTGGCTCCTCCAGCTCCAGAAGCTCCTGAACCAACACATCCCTTCTGCGCTCCAACTGGCCCACCTCCTCAATACGGTTTTCAAATGCTTCTCTGAGCATTTGTATTTCCACGGTGGCAGACAACTCAGGCCTTGCTTCGACAGGGATGCCAACAGCACTATCTGCGTCCTCCAACACAGTTTGCTCTGTCTCAGGAATGCACGTCTCTCCAAACTGGATTGTTTTTGTGAATCCATTCCTGTCTAATTTGTTTTCCATTTCTGAAAACAACTCTAGTGGTGCAGCAGTTGGATGGGCCGCATCAAAAGCATCTAACTGTGCCAACATCTGCTGCATAAGTCCATTAAACTCAGCTTGCATAGCTTCTCTGCATTTTATTGAATAAGGCATGGACTCTCTGGGAAGAGTTAGAGCAGCCTCAATCTCTTCCAAGCAATCTTCAAAGTAGTCTTCATCTTCCTCCTCAATAAATAAGGGTTCGTACGTTTTGTCTGTCTCTGACAGAGACCCATAAGCTTGCTCAAAGTTCATTTCTTGATCTTCCATTTTGTATGTTGACCTAAGGGGGTGAACATtacgttaaagggatagttcactaacaaaaaataataattttgtcattaattactcaccctaatctcgttctaaacctgtaagaccttctttgaaacacaaattaagatattttagatgaaatccgagagcactctgaccctccatagacagcaagggtcttaccaaggtcaaggcacagaaaggtggtaaggacatcattcaaatagtccatttgacatcagtgatttaaccataattttacaaagctaagagaatactttttgtgcattaGGAGAATTATTGAACAAagctgctatttttgttttctttgcgcacaaaaagtattttagttgcttcgtaaaattatggttgaacaactgatgtcacCTGGACCATTTCAACTATGTCCTTACAGTGTTTCTGTGCCTTgcccgtggtaggacccttgctgtctatggaaggtATGAAAGCTTGGATTTCagcaaaattatcttaatttatgtttcgaagatgaacaatggtcttaagggtttggaacgacatgagtgtgaTTGATTAATGACAAAAATTGCCGGTTAAATCAGACACATTTATCAATATATCAACACCATATTAATCTTGTGGTTAGCCATCAAGTTCATTTTATAGTTTAGGTATGTACAATGTGCTCTGTGAAATGTGATGAAGGATGGTGAGAAGAAATCTGAAGCAAATACGTCATTGAAGGACAGCTGCATAAACTTGTCGAACAGCTGACTGATCTTGAACACACTTATACACAGCGCACATATGAAAAGCTTAGATTAACATCTGCAAATAGATTGTTTGATTAGCTGTAAACATTATACAcattagctatgtttccatcaccaTATTTTTATGCACATTCTGAAGTATCGCATCAGAAATGAGTGACGGAAACTCAAAATTTTTTTGACTTGTGGAAAAAGGGTTAATGCGAATACTGGgagataaataaaatgtaaacattacAACAGATTAATCTCCTGCCTCTTTATCAAAATGCTGTCAATCACCAAAAAGAGGAAACAATTTTTTGTGCATAAACTTTACTCAAACTCTATGATTTAAGTATCTAGAAATGCCCACCCACAGTCTTCTTGTTAGACAGTGCTGGTATTTCTTATGCCAGTCTCAATGGGACACAGAGCAGCTGCTGAAACTGGCAGCAAGTCCAGACAGAGAACATTCCACCAGTGCCAATGATCTCAAAATCCCCATCACACAACTGCTCATTCCTTCGACATGTTAACTCAGGCATGTTATAAGACATATTAGCAGTTTTACATGCTGGGTTGAAGTAACTAATCACTCTAATCAAGCGAAAATAGATGTATATTTGTTTTCAATTAAGTCATATCCTCCAGCTTTCCAGACTTTTGAAACCATCCCCAAGAATTGAAACAAAGTGTGAAAGAAAAACCATGAAGAAACTGTGAAGTTACTGAGTAGGTAGTGATATGACAAGTCTAAAGATATAGCTAGAGTTAGGATACTGTGCAAATGTAAATGTTCTAACATCAAAAACCtttcagaaaaactgtaatatattcATCAACTCACCTCAACTCAGACAAAGAGGTTCCAGGACAATTACCATGAAGTGAACTCCAAGGGAAGAGCTGGTAGCCAACTGAACATGAAAATAGGACAACGGTAGTCTGGCCTCTCTCTGACCGAGTTTAAACATGCGCCGCTGGTCTCTCAGGCAACGTTTAATctgtttacatttattaataaacagaAGGGGGAAGAAATACGAGCTTGTACAGCATGAGCACCAACTTGAACTAATCAGGAATCATGAGGTCCTCTGGGAGGTGACCTGCTCTCATGAACCAATAGGACTGCAAAGAACAAATTTCATGCAAATAGCTATGACCAGTATCCAACTGGTGGAAAGTGTAGGGTCCGCACATGGACATGACACAGCAAAAGAATCCAAGAGGGGTGGCCGCACAACACTGACATGCTGCAGTTACCAATAGGGGCCACTGGGAGATGCTCGTGAAAAGTTGTCACTTTTGTGGTTTTGCTAAACGGCACTGACCTATATTCAGGAATGACCTGAAAGCCAGCTCACAAAAAGCATGGGCAGGATTAAAATCAAGTGGGAACTGAAAGCTTCAAGAGAGTCATTTTAGACAGTGAGATATAAGAAGTGAGTGTTTGTTTAGAAGAGCCAACAGCGCCAAATTCCCATCATGCCTGCTCATTTTCTCAGCTTCTATAATTAGACATTCACAGATCAGTTGGTGCAAGATACATATTTTGAGACATCTAGTTTCAACAAATTGATAAACTGGTACTGTGATACGacttaacaaatatttaaaccaAGATAAGATGAAAAAATTcagtttgtaataataataatgacatgaCGGTGAAAGTACTTCCAAATAATGTGAGAAATCAGTGTGCTATTTCTAAATCCTTCTTTAGCAAAAATTGTCATGTTTATTCCAAATTAATCTACTGGAGgttttaaaaatgataaatgtaAGAAAGTTATGATGGGTTACAATTTAGAATACTGTTCAGtcattaattaataaatacacaTGAATAAACGACTAATGCACTATTAACATTCTGATgatttttgttcagtgatagttgttcataagtctcttgtttgtcctgaacagtaaaactgtccgcctttcttcagaaaaatcctacaggtaccacaaattctttggtttttcagcatttttatgcatttttatgcattttatgcatTTGATATgcattatgcaactattacagaaggttcaaacgctcactgatgcttcagaaaaaaaaaaaaaaacaggtgtaaacttttgaacaaaatgaagatgtgtgaagattttgcctaaatataatttctaataaatatcaagctacagaagatacttacatgttcatCAGAAGACCAAGGAattaaatttacactgatcttcaaaatcaaaaagttttcaccccccagctcttaatgcatcatgtttccttctaaagcatcatgagtgcctgtaatagtttcatatgagtccctcagttgtcctcattgtgaaaagatggatcttaaaatcatagtcattgttggaaatggttcaaatacacaaaaatgctgaagaaaaaaaaaattgtgggacctgaaggatttttctgaagaacaatgggTAGTTTAAGCGTTCAGGCCAaacagtgtatgtaaactttcgaacagggtcatttttaaaaattcaattattattttctcttgtggactgtatgtaaacgtcttttatgtgaaataccttattcaggtcagtactaaataaaaaataacatgcattttgtatgatccattttGATTAAATCCGTCAAACAGATTACTATCCAGAAGCTCACAAAAACCTCAAAAGTTTACAAAGATGTCAGTCATTATTCGGGAGTTAGGAATATTGTGAAAGCCCTTAAGACATAAAAAGGAGAAATCTTGGAGTGGTAAAAAAAGATTTCTGTTGTGACTGGTCCGCTTAGTTAAATGGGACGCAACCATTGCGGGGTCAACATGTCTAGGGGCTTTCCTGTAACTGAACTGTGTTCCTTTTAGAACCACATGGTGGCGCTATACAACCTCTTTTCATAAGATGGCAGCTACATAGGTGTGTTTGCATTCTCTTTATAAATGTTGTGGTGACAGAATCAGTAATCCAATTGGAATCTTTAAAATAAGATTTCTAAACATTAAATTTAGAAGCTTTATACTACAAGGTTTTTCTAACTGTATTAATGCCCATCAGTTCAAGACTCTTTCTCTTACAATAAGCCCCCTCTGAGGAATGTAGAGATACTTGAGCTGAGTAATAAAGCAGTGTTGAGTGATGCCTGAGCTGACCGAACTTGGTAATGACCATTCtaaatttatttgtaaaaaaactgTCACTACATGCTTTTTAATAAGGTGGCCAGATTTGTAACAATACAATAGTAAATCACAATAGTGAAGATATAGCCTTAGCAAACACTACTAATAATTCCAAATAGTGTGAAATTAATCCCAATCTGTGTGGCCTTGAATTATAGGTTTGCTCAGCAAATAAGTGGATACATTAAACACTGTTACCATTGAGGTTACCATAGATACCATAAGAGACATTGAATGGATTCTTCCATTTACACACTTACACAGATGAGAACGACTTTACCAATTATTCTCCTAAACTATATGTATGGTATTGATTGTATTGTGCAACTGTGTGAGGGACTACTCACCTGTTTTCCATCAATAATTTCCTTTTTTCTATTTCTGTGTAACCACAGAGGATGGCTGTAAGCCTGTGGTCTAGAGGTGCTCTGGAAAGTTAAATATTTTGGTATGCCGCTTCACATCCAGTGTTTGACTAAAAGGTCACTACTGCTCTACAGGGCTTTGCTGCGTCAATATGTGTAACTGAGTACATACAGTGAGGTTCAAAAGTCTGAGACTAAACAGAAGTACAAGTGCGTGGTCAATGTCTCCAATTTGGACAAATGATTAGAGACCTAGAAATTTGTATCGCTTTTTTATATTTGAAGCATACTGTATTGTttttagggctgggttttgacacaaatttcaccaTTCGATTCTGATCCACAAAGTTGTGATTCGATTCGATTTCTGATTTGAtacaatattgattattttggatgtatatatcaggtacagtacatgccaaattttctcaagaaaaaaaaaactaaactaatgcTGTTAAAAATATACATGACAGTCAGTTGGTATGGCATTtatataatattgaaggttaaattaactgatttgtataatCATACAATGAAGTTACAATTTGTAGGCTACTccaattagtttttttaaatataaacttttaaatggtgtcattaaaacttgacagatttattcaaactttaattaaacattgaagaacagtaaACATTATAATGAATATCTTACATGGTGTATATATTTAGCCGACTAATGAGTTTACGCtcaccgaatatgttttttttttcggaGTTAAATGTGACGTTACGTGAAATTGTTTACAAGTTCTTATATTGACGTCTTCTCACGGTTGAAACAAGTtaagcgattacatgagacagcaTACGGATTTCGGTAAATTGTACTCTTTCTTTAAACCAACCTTTGGAAGTTTGCAAGTTTTGCAACCTTGATGTTTAGTTTGTGTTGCAAGTTGTTAAAGCAGAGGAGACAGCTGATCTCGCATTGAcacttctcttgaactgaggcgctaaggcgatctgtcactccacagtaacagcgccaaaacggtatttattgtccgaatattgtaataaaatggacagaattttaaATGTAAGACTTAGTTtcacatcaaaagtatcttattgcgatttattggatgggagttGTGCTACAATGTGTTAATTAActtagtttattatttattagttaattaagCTGGTTATGTAGTTTTTTTCAACAAGGTAGGCTAATCAATTATTGAGATTTAAGAATTGACATTCTTTAAAAcattactacttttatttagcattactacttttttctgctgttcacatccctgttgaaaaaaaacagcatatgttggttaggtaggtttcgatgctgggatgctggtttatgctggtcctttgctggttaatactggtccttagctggtttaggctggtcctttgctggttaatactggtccttagctggtttaggctggtcctttgctggttaatactggtccttagctggtttaggctggtcctttgctggttaatactggtccttagctggtttaggctggtcctttgctggttattactgtccttagctggtttaggctggtcctttgctggttaatactggtccttagctggtttaggctggtcctttgctggttaatactggtccttagctggtttaggctggtcctttgctggttaatactggtccttagctggtttaggctggtcctttgctggttaatactggtccttagctggtttaggctggtcctttgctggttaatactggtccttagctggtttaggctggtcctttgctggttattactggtccttagctggtttatgctggtcctttgctggttaatactggtccttagctggtttaggctggtcctttgctggttaatactggtccttagctggtttaggctggtcctttgctggttaatactggtccttagctggtttaggctggtcctttgctggttaatactggtccttagctggtttaggctggtcctttgctggttaatactggtccttagctggtttaggctggtcctttgctggttaatactggtccttagctggtttaggctggtcctttgctggttaatactggtccttagctggtttaggctggtcctttgctggttaatactggtccttagctggtttaggctggtcctttgctggttaatactggtccttagctggtttaggctggtcctttgctggttattactgtccttagctggtttatgctggtcctttgctggttattactggtccttagctggtttatgctggtcctttgctggtttatgctggtccttagctggtttaggctggtcctttgctggttaatactggtccttagctggtttaggctggtcctttgctggttaatactggtccttagctggtttaggctggtcctttgctggttaatactggtccttagctggtttaggctggtcctttgctggttaatactggtccttagctggtttaggctggtcctttgctggttattactggtccttagctggtttatgctggtcctttgctggttaatactggtccttagctggtttaggctggtcctttgctggttaatactggtccttagctggtttaggct of the Garra rufa chromosome 17, GarRuf1.0, whole genome shotgun sequence genome contains:
- the sync gene encoding syncoilin → MEDQEMNFEQAYGSLSETDKTYEPLFIEEEDEDYFEDCLEEIEAALTLPRESMPYSIKCREAMQAEFNGLMQQMLAQLDAFDAAHPTAAPLELFSEMENKLDRNGFTKTIQFGETCIPETEQTVLEDADSAVGIPVEARPELSATVEIQMLREAFENRIEEVGQLERRRDVLVQELLELEEPMAQELQTVRKALEEEQGLLSKVSLERQSLQEETQKTKRRLFRAALNCAQRQVELDLQQKEVEQLNQAQEELKALDVKLTEEITKIHSDHQTHLEELQKQLNITQESSKKKNRSYVTQGRRASCDLQQYLQGGIKALEDFYEPRLVSLLKRREVAVDAFSKAKEQCQELRAQLGPLREEEQMLRFQRTCLEERIQLMERQRRENVEQYRGTVDALEESIRELKTELKIQIKKTEELDILKNNMAKELLFYREHVDGPCKQENSVVVEKT